ATGCCCACGATGCTTGGAATCTTTTGGTTCCACATGCCAGAGATCTATTTTGATACCTGTCTACTACAGATGTGGCTGATACACACATTTCAGTGCATAGAGTCAGGCATCCTGCTGGCCATGGCCCTGGACCGTTATGTTGCCATCTGTTATCCACTGAGATATGCCACTGTCTTCACCCGCCAGGTGGTCACCCAAATAGGAGCTGTAGTAACTCTCAGGGCTGCCATTCTTGCAACCCCATGTCTCGTACTGATAAAGTGTCGGCTTCAGTTTTATCATACAACAGTCATCTCCCACTCTTATTGTGAGCATATGGCCATTGTGAAACTAGCTGCAGGAAATGTCCAGGTCAATAAGATCTATGGTTTGTTCGTGGCCTTCAGTGTTGCAGGGATTGACCTCATATTCATCACCTTGTCTTATGTCCAGATATTTATCACAGTTTTTCATCTGCCCCAAAAGGAAGCTAGATTTAAGACATTCAATACATGCATTGCTCACATCTGTGTCTTCCTGCAACTCTACCTACTagccttcttctccttcttcaccCATAGATTTGGCTCTCATGTTCCCCCTTATATCCATATCCTCTTTTCTAGCATTTACTTGCTGTTCCCTCCATTTCTCAATCCACTTGTCTATGGTGTAAAGACCAAGCAGATCCGCGTTCACATGGTAAAAATGATCTGCCCCTAAAATCCTCCATGATTAGTATCTTCAGTTGTTCTTTGTGGATATTAtccatctttccaaataaaaGGAACATCAAATTAGTTGAGGTGCTTGaacttttggtttaatttttcttcaaatttccaGGCATATTGGTTTGTTTTCCAATCCCATAGCCCATGATAGCTGTCCTTCAATAAGGACTTACATGCTTCCTGAATAATGAAAGTCAGATGCTGAGAGagcaaaataatttatatatttctttctcttttccctatttttaagtCACTGCTTGCATTTTCTCTTCCACAATCTATCTCCAGAAAGACTCatgaattatttatatttcacaTTGAAGTTTATTAC
This genomic stretch from Choloepus didactylus isolate mChoDid1 chromosome 6, mChoDid1.pri, whole genome shotgun sequence harbors:
- the LOC119537080 gene encoding olfactory receptor 52A1, which translates into the protein MTISNITVFMPSVLTLVGIPGLESVQCWIGIPFCAMYFIAMVGNSLLLFIIKSERSLHEPMYIFLGMLGATDIALGSSIMPTMLGIFWFHMPEIYFDTCLLQMWLIHTFQCIESGILLAMALDRYVAICYPLRYATVFTRQVVTQIGAVVTLRAAILATPCLVLIKCRLQFYHTTVISHSYCEHMAIVKLAAGNVQVNKIYGLFVAFSVAGIDLIFITLSYVQIFITVFHLPQKEARFKTFNTCIAHICVFLQLYLLAFFSFFTHRFGSHVPPYIHILFSSIYLLFPPFLNPLVYGVKTKQIRVHMVKMICP